A part of Liolophura sinensis isolate JHLJ2023 chromosome 1, CUHK_Ljap_v2, whole genome shotgun sequence genomic DNA contains:
- the LOC135461652 gene encoding uncharacterized protein LOC135461652, with protein sequence MYTTALLYLGILWIACAYGQLPQCQQGAPEGYEPIPDIERRGVNILNTGNPICDDDLTDGWYRIDEDLVVGKVETNLCGTFATAYLEDPTPETFEETQELKACRNLGFGDDCDVSFKINVTNCGQFRVYFLISLECPSAYCINANTTGVANVTASFNDENITVTTEMPTTTDADTTATTADSTTTDADTTATTADSTTTDADITATTADSTTTDADTTATTADSTTTDAYTTMPTNSSCLASEFRPWVIGFDGGPFCDMNGGADCYRPVVHLLSTSPVQDSSELMCRFREVLIDDAGPLQTDRETTAPAIHVDCHTVICPIPRAMMEAAEGPYITAWFVAVSNQNELYGKEMLYFPFDSRCISCEFSPEDIPMCHINSSHCYINGECWLDDEVNPDNSCGLCNVSASTSKWSPAGDTVCMVNGTCYAHGAMANWTTCKVCNTDLSTTSFSAADGYCLINDECFANMERDPVDECQLCDTDRSTNAFVAAPDVCNINGNCVAENTLNTDSPCQICDPNRSQSSFSQRQFILRNGNYISCADLCMLLTHTDSLFDSICVVGMAYAADFLRQACALKNTSDLNEAPCVSQGPSITRYQNICIHYPSDINAALRAACN encoded by the exons ATGTACACTACTGCGCTGCTTTACCTGGGTATATTGTGGATTGCCTGTGCCTATGGCC AACTTCCACAGTGCCAACAAGGCGCGCCCGAAGGCTATGAGCCCATACCGGACATTGAGAGGCGCGGTGTAAATATTCTGAACACGGGGAATCCAATCTGTGACGACGATCTGACAGACGGATGGTACCGGATTGACGAGGATTTAGTGGTGGGCAAGGTGGAAACAAACCTATGTGGGACTTTTGCCACAGCATATCTTGAAG ACCCAACACCCGAAACCTTCGAGGAAACACAGGAACTCAAGGCATGTCGGAATCTTGGTTTTGGTGATGACTGTGATGTAAGCTTTAAGATAAATGTGACAAACTGTGGACAGTTCCGGGTATATTTCCTGATATCATTGGAATGTCCAAGTGCCTACTGCATTA ACGCCAATACTACAG GTGTGGCCAACGTAACAGCATCATTCAATGATGAAAATATTACTGTTACCACTGAAATGCCGACGACGACGGATGCTGATACAACGGCCACAACGGCTGACTCAACAACGACGGATGCTGACACAACGGCCACAACGGCTGACTCAACAACGACGGATGCTGACATAACGGCCACAACGGCTGACTCAACAACGACGGATGCTGACACAACGGCCACAACGGCTGACTCAACAACGACGGATGCTTACACAACAATGCCGACCAACA GCAGCTGTTTAGCGAGTGAGTTTCGTCCGTGGGTGATCGGTTTTGACGGCGGGCCTTTCTGTGACATGAACGGAGGAGCAGACTGCTACCGGCCAGTGGTTCACCTGTTGTCGACTAGCCCTGTGCAGGACAGTTCTGAATTAATGTGCAGATTTAGGGAAGTTTTG ATTGACGATGCTGGGCCACTACAGACTGACAGAGAAACGACAGCACCGGCTATACACGTGGACTGTCACACAGTCATATGTCCCATTCCACGTGCTATGATGGAGGCAGCAGAAGGTCCTTACATTACCGCCTGGTTCGTGGCTGTTAGCAACCAGAATGAACTGTATGGAAAAGAGATGCTGTATTTCCCATTTGACAGCCGGTGTATTTCGTGCGAGTTCTCTCCAGAGGATATCCCTATGTGTCACATCAAT AGTTCACACTGCTATATAAATGGGGAATGCTGGCTTGATGATGAGGTTAATCCGGACAACTCTTGTGGACTCTGCAACGTTAGTGCATCCACGTCTAAGTGGTCTCCAGCAG GTGATACCGTGTGTATGGTCAATGGCACGTGCTATGCCCACGGGGCGATGGCCAACTGGACAACGTGTAAAGTATGCAACACTGATTTATCTACAACGTCCTTCTCAGCGGCCG aCGGATACTGTCTTATTAATGACGAGTGTTTCGCTAACATGGAAAGGGACCCAGTGGACGAATGTCAATTGTGTGACACTGACCGGTCCACTAATGCCTTTGTAGCCG CTCCTGACGTGTGCAATATCAACGGGAACTGTGTCGCAGAAAATACCTTGAATACGGATAGTCCGTGTCAGATTTGTGATCCCAACAGAAGCCAATCGTCATTTTCGCAACGGCAATTTATACTTCGAAACG gtAACTACATTTCCTGCGCTGACCTCTGCATGTTACTGACACACACTGACAGCCTTTTTGATAGCATTTGTGTTGTGGGTATGGCCTATGCTGCTGACTTCCTGAGACAGGCGTGTGCACTGAAGAATACGAGTGATCTGAATGAGGCGCCATGTGTTTCACAGGGACCTTCCATTACTCGTTACCAGAACATTTGTATTCACTATCCCAGTGACATAAACGCCGCGCTCAGAGCTGCATGTAACTAA